Proteins from a single region of Candidatus Alcyoniella australis:
- a CDS encoding fibronectin type III domain-containing protein, whose amino-acid sequence MDVQLRKMSFALVLLCAALALIAYPALAQDNLPAPTGLKAEIGQDGRSILISWEPLGDELGAKGYNIFHGPDADRMVQVAKGYDRTEFSDSGVGPNIPYFYKVEAIGPNGPGEAAVIGPIMISAQIPVPAPPRALAAFDSVNDSGHSIHLVWQASSDDNAGSYAVNGYEIYRSASPEFDQEVWIGTLASGQTAKLLGFNVGAYEDAAKAGEPATPDSMRYLLINASVKQIVEEDPKYVSNSVPYYYRVVAKVQGESEPTACSGAVIVAPPKPGDWVKAAPGINGGIDLTWEKSPDDGLYRQIVESYQVYRAADSAGLEDSANLLADVDAVGNKDSRPRKQTWTDRTAQPGVAYFYRVVTTTTGATSVDNPVTAQAVAAQQPYVAPPEPAMPDKELDDQQQATESGEESVVVDVDAGDAAATAEAAADQPSAVEPQVVEPAISAAPPQDVLARDVRGDFGSRILISFRASPDETLDEGQPDESFIGYEVLRSEDPSLPFEGVALQPALGRDHYFLIDDKDVLDGVPYYYLVIVKKVEGDSESVLANNGSPAMAYTDKLPPAPPSNVQAVPIVTDASRMRGRIKITWDLSPDDPVGSAGRAGVTGYDIYRATKENIDSGEFQLHDHVPTGTTEYLDLYVSNRTSFAYRVVAVSAVTSDPVITAEAVESHPQWFDMAKLPYFVVMLIISFAIIFFIEHAKKGRKMFIRKIAGLEAVDDAIGRATEMGKNIMFVPGIMDINDVQTLASLTILSRIAKTIAEHDTQLNVPTSKSLVMTTAREVVKEAFLEAGRPDAYNVDNITYLTDDQFGYVAGVTGMMVRDKPATCFFLGSFYAESLILAETGNLIGAIQIAGTAQPAQLPFFIAACDYTLIGEELFAASAYLSGEPRQLGSLKGQDIGKGIAMFAIVFGGILETISQFILSANPESTSAIVRFSHWFRELFALPN is encoded by the coding sequence ATGGACGTTCAACTGCGCAAGATGTCCTTTGCCCTTGTCCTGCTGTGCGCGGCGCTGGCTCTTATTGCCTATCCGGCGCTGGCCCAGGACAACTTGCCTGCTCCTACAGGGCTCAAAGCCGAGATCGGCCAGGACGGCCGCAGTATCTTGATCTCGTGGGAGCCCTTGGGAGATGAGCTGGGAGCAAAGGGGTACAACATCTTTCACGGCCCTGACGCCGACCGGATGGTCCAGGTAGCCAAGGGGTACGACCGGACCGAGTTCAGCGATTCGGGTGTGGGGCCGAACATTCCCTACTTCTATAAAGTTGAAGCAATAGGTCCCAACGGCCCGGGCGAGGCCGCAGTGATCGGTCCGATCATGATCTCGGCCCAGATCCCGGTACCGGCGCCTCCCAGGGCGCTGGCCGCCTTTGACTCGGTCAACGATTCGGGACACTCGATCCACTTGGTCTGGCAGGCCTCGAGCGACGACAACGCCGGCAGCTATGCGGTCAACGGCTACGAAATCTACCGTTCCGCGAGCCCCGAGTTCGATCAGGAAGTCTGGATCGGAACCCTCGCATCGGGTCAGACCGCCAAGCTGCTGGGCTTCAACGTCGGAGCCTACGAGGACGCGGCCAAGGCCGGCGAACCGGCGACTCCAGACTCCATGCGCTACCTGTTGATCAACGCCTCGGTCAAGCAAATTGTTGAAGAAGACCCGAAGTACGTATCCAACTCCGTACCTTACTATTACCGAGTGGTGGCCAAGGTTCAGGGCGAGTCCGAGCCCACCGCGTGCTCCGGCGCGGTGATCGTAGCTCCGCCCAAGCCCGGCGACTGGGTCAAGGCCGCGCCGGGGATCAACGGCGGGATCGACCTGACTTGGGAAAAATCGCCTGACGACGGGCTCTACCGCCAGATAGTCGAATCGTATCAGGTTTATCGCGCCGCCGATTCAGCGGGGCTTGAGGATTCGGCGAACCTGCTCGCCGACGTGGACGCCGTGGGCAACAAGGACTCAAGGCCGCGCAAGCAGACCTGGACCGACCGTACTGCCCAACCCGGCGTTGCCTATTTCTATCGCGTGGTGACCACGACCACCGGCGCGACGAGCGTCGACAATCCGGTCACTGCTCAGGCAGTGGCCGCGCAGCAGCCCTACGTGGCCCCGCCCGAGCCCGCTATGCCGGACAAAGAGCTTGATGATCAGCAGCAGGCGACCGAATCCGGTGAAGAGTCTGTCGTCGTCGATGTTGATGCAGGGGACGCAGCAGCGACGGCCGAGGCTGCGGCGGATCAACCCTCAGCCGTGGAGCCGCAAGTTGTCGAGCCCGCGATCAGCGCCGCCCCGCCCCAAGATGTGCTGGCCCGCGACGTGCGCGGCGATTTCGGCTCGCGGATTCTGATCTCGTTCAGGGCCTCGCCGGACGAAACGCTCGATGAGGGTCAGCCCGACGAGTCGTTCATCGGCTACGAGGTTCTGCGCTCCGAGGATCCCTCTCTACCGTTTGAGGGGGTGGCGCTTCAGCCCGCACTGGGGCGTGATCACTATTTCCTGATCGACGACAAAGATGTGCTCGACGGCGTGCCTTACTATTATCTGGTTATCGTCAAGAAGGTCGAAGGCGATTCGGAGAGCGTCCTGGCCAATAACGGCTCGCCGGCCATGGCCTACACCGACAAACTGCCGCCCGCGCCGCCGAGCAACGTGCAAGCCGTGCCGATCGTTACCGACGCGAGCCGGATGCGCGGTCGGATCAAGATCACCTGGGATCTCAGCCCTGACGATCCGGTCGGCTCAGCGGGCCGCGCCGGCGTCACGGGCTACGACATCTATCGCGCCACCAAAGAGAACATCGACTCCGGCGAATTCCAGCTGCACGACCACGTGCCCACTGGAACCACCGAGTACCTGGATCTCTACGTGAGCAACCGCACTTCGTTTGCTTACCGCGTGGTGGCGGTCTCCGCCGTAACCAGCGATCCGGTGATTACCGCCGAGGCGGTTGAGTCCCACCCGCAGTGGTTCGACATGGCCAAGCTGCCCTACTTCGTGGTGATGCTGATAATCAGTTTTGCGATTATCTTCTTTATCGAGCACGCCAAGAAGGGCCGCAAGATGTTCATCCGCAAGATCGCCGGGCTCGAGGCGGTGGACGACGCCATCGGCCGCGCGACCGAGATGGGTAAGAACATCATGTTCGTCCCGGGGATCATGGACATCAACGACGTGCAAACCCTGGCGTCGCTGACGATCCTCTCGCGCATCGCCAAGACGATCGCCGAGCACGACACGCAGCTCAACGTCCCGACCTCCAAGTCGCTGGTGATGACCACGGCGCGCGAGGTGGTCAAGGAGGCGTTTCTCGAGGCCGGGCGTCCCGACGCCTACAACGTGGACAACATCACCTACCTCACCGACGACCAGTTCGGCTACGTGGCCGGCGTCACCGGAATGATGGTCCGCGACAAGCCGGCCACCTGCTTTTTCCTCGGCTCGTTCTATGCCGAGTCGCTGATCCTGGCCGAGACCGGCAACCTGATCGGCGCGATCCAGATCGCGGGAACGGCCCAGCCGGCGCAGCTGCCGTTCTTTATCGCCGCATGCGATTACACCTTGATCGGCGAGGAGCTGTTCGCAGCCTCGGCCTACCTCTCGGGCGAGCCCCGACAGCTGGGAAGCCTCAAGGGGCAGGACATCGGCAAGGGAATCGCTATGTTCGCCATCGTGTTCGGAGGCATCCTGGAGACGATCTCGCAATTCATCCTTTCCGCGAACCCGGAATCGACCAGCGCGATCGTCAGATTCTCCCATTGGTTCCGCGAACTGTTCGCCCTTCCGAACTGA
- a CDS encoding glutamate mutase L: MSRRRPTPSSVDPGVRGAAANEVTMSDLKPDDIKVILATDCGSTTTKAIMIQKVGDEYRQTYRGESPTTVEAPFEDVTMGVLNSVSEVGELAGRQLIDENDRIIQPAQGDRGCDIYISTSSAGGGLQMMVTGVVRKITAESAERAALGAGAIVMDVLAHNDKRLPHQQIERIRQLRPDMILLSGGADGGTIKHVVDLAEIVAAADPKPRLGSAYKLPVIYAGNKDARDKIEEVLAEKTDLSMVDNIRPSMEVENLLPAREKIHDLFMEHVMAQAPGYRKLMEWTDAPIMPTPGAVGNILKRVAEIQDIEVVGVDIGGATTDVFSVFTGIFNRTVSANLGMSYSISNVFAEAGMANVMRWVPFSMDEEDLRNRVKNKMIRPTTIPQSMEELIFEQAIAKEALRLAFVQHKSFATKLKGVQQQRTIGDTFQQSNAGGTLVNMLTLDLLVGSGGVLSHAPRFNQTAMMMIDAFQPEGVTQLAKDSIFMMPHLGVMAEVHPKAATEVFTKDCLVYLGTCIAPAGITKPGKQIMTYKLVGDQGVIDEGVLKFGDVKLIELGLDTKARLHANPARGFNLGEGSGVAIERDVQGGTMGVLLDGRGRPLALPEDVDTRLAKITQWMIEWQVYPDGALDK; the protein is encoded by the coding sequence ATGAGCAGAAGGCGGCCCACGCCGAGCAGCGTCGATCCAGGCGTTCGCGGCGCGGCGGCAAACGAGGTGACCATGAGTGATCTGAAGCCCGATGACATCAAGGTCATCCTGGCCACGGACTGCGGCAGCACGACCACCAAGGCGATCATGATCCAAAAGGTGGGCGACGAGTACCGCCAGACATATCGCGGCGAGTCCCCGACCACGGTCGAGGCCCCCTTCGAGGACGTGACCATGGGCGTGCTCAACTCGGTGAGCGAGGTTGGGGAGCTGGCCGGTCGTCAACTGATCGACGAAAACGACAGGATTATCCAGCCCGCTCAGGGCGACCGCGGGTGCGACATCTACATCAGCACCAGCTCGGCGGGCGGCGGACTGCAGATGATGGTCACCGGCGTGGTGCGCAAGATCACCGCCGAGAGTGCGGAGCGCGCCGCGTTGGGCGCGGGCGCGATCGTGATGGACGTGCTGGCGCACAACGACAAGCGCCTGCCCCACCAGCAGATCGAGCGCATCCGCCAACTGCGGCCGGACATGATTTTGCTCTCCGGCGGCGCCGACGGCGGCACGATCAAGCACGTGGTCGATCTGGCCGAGATCGTGGCGGCCGCCGACCCCAAGCCGCGCCTGGGATCGGCCTACAAGCTGCCGGTGATCTACGCCGGGAACAAGGACGCCCGGGACAAGATCGAGGAGGTCCTGGCCGAGAAGACCGACCTGTCGATGGTCGACAACATCCGCCCGTCGATGGAAGTCGAGAACCTGCTGCCGGCGCGCGAGAAGATCCACGATCTGTTCATGGAGCACGTGATGGCCCAGGCGCCGGGCTACCGCAAGCTGATGGAATGGACCGACGCGCCGATCATGCCCACCCCCGGCGCTGTGGGCAACATCCTCAAGCGCGTGGCCGAGATCCAGGACATCGAGGTCGTGGGCGTTGACATCGGCGGCGCGACCACCGACGTGTTTTCGGTGTTCACCGGGATCTTCAACCGCACGGTATCGGCCAACCTGGGCATGAGCTACTCGATCAGCAACGTCTTTGCCGAGGCCGGGATGGCCAACGTGATGCGCTGGGTCCCGTTCTCGATGGACGAGGAGGACCTGCGCAACCGCGTGAAGAACAAGATGATCCGGCCGACCACCATCCCGCAGAGCATGGAGGAGCTGATCTTTGAGCAGGCGATCGCCAAAGAGGCGCTGCGCCTGGCGTTCGTGCAGCATAAAAGCTTCGCCACCAAGCTCAAGGGAGTGCAGCAGCAGCGCACCATCGGCGACACTTTCCAGCAGTCCAACGCCGGTGGAACCCTGGTCAACATGCTGACGCTGGACCTGCTGGTGGGCTCCGGCGGCGTACTCAGCCACGCCCCGCGCTTTAACCAGACCGCGATGATGATGATCGACGCGTTCCAGCCCGAGGGCGTGACCCAGCTGGCCAAGGACTCGATCTTCATGATGCCGCACCTGGGCGTGATGGCCGAAGTGCATCCCAAGGCCGCCACCGAGGTCTTTACCAAAGATTGCCTAGTCTACCTGGGCACGTGCATTGCGCCCGCCGGCATCACCAAGCCGGGTAAGCAGATCATGACCTACAAGCTGGTCGGCGATCAGGGGGTGATCGACGAGGGCGTGCTCAAATTTGGCGATGTCAAGCTGATCGAACTGGGTCTGGACACCAAGGCCCGGCTGCACGCCAATCCCGCCCGCGGTTTCAACCTGGGCGAGGGTTCGGGCGTGGCCATCGAACGCGATGTGCAAGGCGGCACGATGGGCGTACTGCTCGACGGCCGCGGACGTCCGCTGGCGTTGCCCGAGGACGTTGATACCCGTCTGGCCAAGATCACCCAATGGATGATCGAGTGGCAGGTCTACCCCGACGGCGCACTGGACAAGTAA
- a CDS encoding isochorismatase family cysteine hydrolase — translation MIDLGEIMLVDVDTQNDFMLPNGALYVPGADALIPTIERLVRFAVENSVPIVASVDAHAPDDPEFEQFPPHCVRGTPGAEKIPQSVIEPHQRISCEPGNYLYQPGVEPVIESPVFSLFANPQAETILRSVGRGHAVVFGVATDYCVKAACLGLIECGYEVTLLTDAVAPVTAAGGEHALRELAEAGVKTCESSVLLG, via the coding sequence ATGATCGATCTTGGCGAAATTATGTTGGTGGATGTGGATACCCAAAACGACTTCATGCTGCCCAACGGAGCGCTTTACGTGCCCGGAGCCGACGCGCTGATTCCGACCATCGAGCGGCTGGTGCGCTTCGCCGTTGAAAACAGCGTGCCGATCGTGGCCAGCGTCGACGCCCACGCCCCGGACGATCCGGAGTTCGAGCAGTTCCCGCCGCATTGCGTCAGAGGGACGCCGGGTGCGGAAAAGATCCCGCAGTCCGTGATCGAGCCCCATCAGCGGATCAGTTGCGAGCCCGGGAACTATCTTTACCAACCCGGGGTCGAGCCGGTGATCGAAAGCCCGGTGTTCAGTCTGTTTGCCAATCCGCAGGCCGAGACGATCCTGCGTTCGGTCGGCCGCGGCCATGCCGTGGTCTTCGGAGTCGCCACGGACTACTGCGTTAAAGCCGCCTGCCTGGGCCTGATCGAGTGTGGCTACGAGGTCACGCTGCTGACCGATGCAGTGGCCCCGGTTACGGCCGCGGGCGGAGAACATGCCCTCAGAGAGCTCGCAGAGGCAGGGGTTAAAACCTGTGAATCAAGCGTCCTGCTTGGCTAA
- a CDS encoding nicotinate phosphoribosyltransferase encodes MSGHGALLTDLYELTMAASYHQSGFCDQACFELFVRKLPPKRNYLLVAGLEQALDFLENLHFTGDQIDYLRSHPVFADVAPSFFEMLAELRFSGSVSAIPEGGVAFAGEPLLQVRAPLIEAQIVETYLLSQITFQTMIATKASRICSAARGRAVVDFGSRRAHGPEAAVLAARACFIGGCAGTSNVEAGQRFDVPIFGTVAHSQIMAYGDEQRAFAAYLRDFPHNATLLIDTYDTLAGARIAASFGPQVTGVRIDSGDLVRSSNEVRAILDQAGMQATKIVASSDLDEYRIDKLLSSGASINLFGVGTQMVTSADAPNLSGVYKLVQIQRDGQTQPAYKNSTDKATLPWAKQVWRATDQQGLPLYDLLTRRGDPGPATASPQLVDVMESGRRIEGRPSLESIKQRAAEQLGKLPESARHLDARLEYDVRVDPGLKIVEE; translated from the coding sequence ATGTCGGGGCACGGCGCGTTGCTGACCGATCTCTACGAGCTGACCATGGCCGCCTCCTACCATCAGTCGGGCTTTTGCGATCAGGCCTGCTTCGAGCTGTTCGTGCGCAAGCTGCCGCCCAAACGCAACTACCTGTTGGTCGCCGGGCTGGAGCAGGCCCTGGATTTTCTGGAGAACCTGCATTTCACCGGCGACCAGATCGACTACCTACGATCGCACCCGGTGTTCGCCGATGTAGCGCCCTCATTTTTCGAGATGCTCGCGGAGCTGCGTTTCAGCGGCTCGGTCAGCGCGATTCCCGAGGGCGGAGTGGCGTTCGCGGGCGAGCCGCTGCTGCAGGTGCGCGCACCGTTGATCGAGGCGCAGATAGTCGAGACCTACCTGCTGAGTCAGATCACTTTCCAGACGATGATCGCCACCAAGGCCAGCCGCATTTGCTCGGCGGCGCGCGGTCGCGCGGTGGTCGACTTTGGCAGCCGTCGCGCCCACGGGCCCGAGGCCGCGGTACTCGCGGCGCGCGCCTGCTTCATCGGTGGGTGCGCGGGCACCAGCAACGTCGAGGCCGGACAGCGTTTCGACGTGCCGATTTTCGGCACAGTGGCCCACAGCCAGATCATGGCCTACGGCGACGAGCAACGCGCCTTTGCCGCTTATCTGCGCGACTTCCCGCACAACGCGACTCTGTTGATCGATACCTACGACACCCTGGCCGGAGCGCGGATCGCCGCCTCGTTCGGTCCGCAGGTGACCGGCGTGCGCATTGACTCGGGCGACCTGGTGCGTTCCTCCAACGAGGTGCGCGCGATCCTCGACCAAGCCGGAATGCAAGCGACCAAGATCGTGGCCAGCTCCGATCTGGACGAGTACCGCATCGACAAGCTGCTCAGCTCGGGCGCGTCGATCAACCTGTTCGGCGTGGGCACCCAGATGGTCACCAGCGCGGACGCGCCCAATCTTTCCGGCGTGTACAAGCTGGTGCAGATCCAGCGCGACGGCCAAACTCAACCGGCGTACAAGAACAGCACTGATAAGGCCACCCTGCCCTGGGCCAAGCAGGTCTGGCGGGCGACAGACCAACAGGGCCTCCCGCTGTACGATCTGCTGACAAGGCGCGGCGATCCGGGTCCCGCAACAGCGAGCCCCCAACTCGTCGATGTGATGGAGAGCGGACGGCGGATCGAGGGCCGACCGTCGCTTGAGAGCATTAAGCAACGCGCCGCAGAACAGCTGGGCAAACTTCCGGAATCGGCCAGGCACCTTGACGCGCGTTTGGAGTACGACGTGCGCGTTGATCCCGGGCTGAAGATCGTGGAGGAATGA
- a CDS encoding SEC-C metal-binding domain-containing protein, with protein sequence MVRRTRIKPSLSMRKSVVTGPRKTIDIGRNDPCPCGSDRKYKDCCVSKGDTFLRKLAEKQAKVQAKEDKRQAKLLKKQAKERDKRGK encoded by the coding sequence ATGGTACGTAGAACGCGGATCAAGCCCAGCCTGAGCATGAGAAAAAGCGTGGTCACCGGGCCGCGCAAGACTATCGATATTGGCCGCAACGACCCCTGCCCCTGCGGATCTGACAGGAAATACAAGGATTGCTGCGTGTCCAAGGGTGATACCTTCCTGCGGAAATTGGCGGAAAAGCAGGCCAAAGTGCAGGCCAAGGAGGATAAACGCCAGGCCAAGCTGCTCAAGAAGCAGGCCAAGGAGCGTGACAAGCGGGGTAAATGA
- a CDS encoding 3-hydroxyacyl-CoA dehydrogenase/enoyl-CoA hydratase family protein codes for MKKQIKKAAVLGSGVMGSAIAAHLVGCGIDVLMLDIVPFDNMLSDAEKAKKDSDPKIRNKMGNDSLKAALKVKKPTPVFYSPKDAKRITIGNFDDDMPKIADCDWIIEVVVERMDIKKKILGEMAKYRTPGTICTSNTSGLSIEGMVEELDDDLKENWLGTHFFNPVRHMKLLEIIPHSKTSKEVLDFMAEFCTTVLGKGVIWAKDTPNFIANRIGVHGIMNGMKLMQEMDYRIDEVDAIAGQPMGRPKTAAYATADLVGLDTLHHVAMTVYNSCTEDPVRDVFKPPKFFDEMVERKWLGNKTRGGFYKRGPEGKMVVDWKTMEYVKAEKFKWESTGNARSAKNLGDKLQAMCYGDDRAAEFAWKLTADSLNYTAGLIPEISDTILEVDRGMMWGFNFKVGPFESWDLIGVRKSVEKMEADGMAVPENVKQMLAAGNESFYKEEGGVRYQYDLVNGKYVPIQSDDRIFTIAKFEADKKVAGNDGATLWDIGDGVAMLEFHTKMNAIDNEIIEMMNTSMDIVADKFTGMVVANQAANFSVGANIVMILAAANNEMWDDIEKLVKALQDANMRMKYFDKPIVTAPAGMALGGGCEITLHGQKVQAAAETYIGLVEVGVGVIPAGGGTKEFVLRLSEGIRGGAEPPMLPFSMKAFEAIATAKVALGAKDAMDMGILRETDQITINRDYQIYDAKNLVLGMAKSGFNPGKPRTDVKVAGEGATAAYMVAVDGMYRSGWATDYDRVVAAKVAHVVGGGAMAEGTQVSEQYLLDLEREAFLSLLGEQRTKDRIITMVTTGKPLRN; via the coding sequence ATGAAAAAGCAGATCAAGAAGGCTGCCGTATTGGGCTCCGGTGTTATGGGGAGCGCCATTGCGGCCCACTTGGTGGGATGCGGCATCGATGTACTGATGCTCGACATCGTCCCGTTCGACAACATGCTGTCGGACGCGGAAAAAGCCAAGAAGGACAGTGATCCCAAGATACGCAACAAGATGGGCAACGATTCCCTCAAGGCCGCCTTGAAAGTCAAGAAGCCCACGCCGGTGTTCTACTCGCCCAAGGACGCCAAGCGCATCACCATCGGCAACTTCGACGATGATATGCCCAAGATCGCCGATTGCGACTGGATCATCGAGGTCGTGGTTGAGCGGATGGACATCAAGAAGAAGATTCTGGGCGAGATGGCCAAGTACCGCACGCCGGGAACGATCTGCACGTCCAACACCTCCGGCCTGAGCATCGAAGGCATGGTCGAGGAGCTGGACGACGATTTGAAGGAAAACTGGCTGGGAACGCACTTCTTCAACCCGGTTCGCCACATGAAGCTGCTCGAGATCATCCCGCACAGCAAGACCTCGAAGGAAGTTCTGGACTTCATGGCCGAGTTCTGCACAACCGTGCTGGGCAAGGGCGTGATCTGGGCCAAGGACACACCGAACTTCATCGCCAACCGCATCGGCGTTCACGGCATCATGAACGGCATGAAGCTGATGCAGGAGATGGACTACCGCATCGACGAGGTCGACGCAATCGCCGGCCAGCCGATGGGACGCCCCAAGACCGCGGCCTACGCCACGGCCGACCTGGTAGGACTGGACACGCTGCACCACGTGGCGATGACCGTCTACAACAGCTGCACCGAAGATCCGGTACGCGACGTGTTCAAGCCGCCCAAATTCTTCGACGAGATGGTCGAGCGCAAGTGGCTGGGCAACAAGACCCGCGGCGGATTCTACAAGCGGGGCCCCGAGGGAAAGATGGTCGTCGACTGGAAGACCATGGAGTACGTCAAGGCCGAGAAGTTCAAATGGGAGTCCACGGGCAACGCCCGTTCGGCTAAGAACCTGGGTGACAAGCTCCAGGCCATGTGCTACGGCGACGATCGCGCCGCCGAGTTCGCCTGGAAACTGACCGCCGACAGCCTGAACTACACCGCCGGCCTGATCCCTGAGATCTCCGACACGATCCTCGAAGTCGACCGCGGCATGATGTGGGGCTTCAACTTCAAGGTCGGCCCGTTCGAGAGCTGGGACCTGATCGGCGTGCGCAAGAGCGTCGAGAAGATGGAAGCCGACGGCATGGCCGTTCCCGAGAACGTCAAGCAGATGCTGGCGGCCGGCAACGAGTCTTTCTACAAGGAAGAGGGCGGAGTCCGCTACCAGTACGATCTGGTCAACGGCAAGTACGTCCCGATCCAGAGCGACGATCGCATCTTCACCATCGCCAAGTTCGAGGCCGACAAGAAGGTCGCGGGCAACGACGGCGCCACCCTCTGGGACATCGGCGACGGCGTGGCGATGCTCGAGTTCCACACCAAGATGAACGCCATCGACAACGAGATCATCGAGATGATGAACACCTCGATGGACATCGTCGCCGACAAGTTCACCGGCATGGTCGTGGCCAACCAGGCTGCCAACTTCAGCGTTGGCGCCAACATCGTGATGATCCTCGCGGCCGCCAACAACGAGATGTGGGACGACATCGAGAAGCTGGTCAAGGCGCTGCAGGACGCGAACATGCGGATGAAGTACTTTGACAAACCGATCGTCACCGCTCCGGCCGGTATGGCCTTGGGCGGCGGCTGCGAGATCACCTTGCACGGCCAGAAAGTTCAGGCCGCGGCCGAGACCTACATCGGACTGGTCGAGGTCGGCGTAGGCGTGATCCCGGCCGGCGGCGGCACCAAAGAGTTCGTGCTGCGACTGAGCGAAGGAATCCGCGGAGGCGCCGAGCCGCCGATGCTGCCCTTCTCGATGAAGGCCTTTGAGGCGATCGCAACGGCCAAGGTGGCGTTGGGCGCCAAAGACGCAATGGATATGGGCATACTGCGCGAGACCGACCAGATCACGATCAACCGCGACTACCAGATCTACGATGCCAAGAACCTGGTTCTGGGCATGGCCAAGTCCGGCTTCAACCCGGGCAAGCCGCGCACCGACGTTAAGGTGGCCGGCGAGGGCGCCACAGCAGCCTACATGGTGGCAGTCGACGGTATGTATCGCTCTGGATGGGCGACGGACTACGACCGTGTCGTGGCCGCCAAGGTCGCTCATGTGGTCGGCGGCGGAGCCATGGCCGAAGGGACCCAGGTCAGCGAGCAGTACCTGCTCGACTTGGAGCGCGAGGCTTTCCTGAGCCTGCTCGGTGAGCAGCGCACCAAGGACCGCATCATTACGATGGTCACCACCGGCAAGCCCCTGCGTAACTAA
- a CDS encoding thiolase family protein has translation MREVVIVAACRTAVGKAKRGSLVDTRPDDMAATVIAEVVKRAGIKPEIIDDVVFGCAMPEAEQGMNVARNAVFLAGLPQTVPAMTLNRYCSSGMQAIWNVATDIMAGTIDVGIGGGTETMSMIPMGGNKIVPNIKLGKDWPGAYSGMGQTAENVAMKYGVSREDQDQFGLESNRKAAKANETGAFKEQIVPLNTYMFDGKGNKKEFVFEVDEGPRGDANIETMAKLRPAFANPKAKTPEKLFDGSEPKGKLGTVTAANSSQMSDGAAAVLLMAREKAEELGLTPMARVHGVVTVAFEPELMGIGPALAVPRLMEKVGKPLGIGMDDIGVFELNEAFASQGVYCSRELGLVDDPRVNPNGGAIALGHPLGCTGAKLTTQIVYHMKDNNLKYGVVTMCIGGGMGAAGLYENLLYEEK, from the coding sequence ATGCGCGAAGTCGTAATCGTTGCTGCGTGCCGCACGGCAGTCGGTAAGGCCAAACGCGGGTCGCTGGTTGATACCAGGCCCGACGACATGGCCGCAACCGTTATTGCCGAAGTGGTGAAGCGTGCCGGCATCAAGCCGGAAATTATCGATGATGTAGTCTTCGGCTGCGCCATGCCCGAGGCCGAGCAGGGCATGAACGTAGCTCGTAACGCGGTGTTCCTGGCCGGCCTGCCGCAGACCGTCCCCGCAATGACTCTTAACCGCTACTGCTCCTCGGGAATGCAGGCGATCTGGAACGTCGCCACCGATATCATGGCCGGAACAATCGACGTCGGCATCGGCGGCGGTACCGAGACCATGAGCATGATCCCGATGGGCGGCAATAAGATCGTGCCCAACATCAAACTTGGCAAAGATTGGCCCGGCGCCTACTCGGGCATGGGACAGACCGCTGAGAACGTGGCCATGAAATACGGCGTCAGCCGCGAGGACCAGGACCAGTTCGGACTGGAGTCCAACCGCAAGGCGGCCAAGGCCAACGAGACCGGCGCGTTCAAAGAGCAGATCGTACCGCTCAACACCTACATGTTTGACGGCAAGGGCAATAAAAAAGAGTTCGTGTTCGAGGTCGATGAGGGACCGCGCGGCGACGCCAACATTGAGACCATGGCCAAGCTACGTCCCGCATTCGCCAACCCCAAGGCCAAAACGCCCGAGAAGCTGTTCGACGGCTCCGAGCCCAAGGGCAAGCTTGGCACAGTGACGGCAGCCAACAGCTCGCAGATGAGCGACGGCGCAGCCGCAGTGCTGCTGATGGCGCGCGAGAAGGCCGAAGAGCTGGGCCTCACTCCGATGGCCCGCGTTCACGGCGTGGTCACCGTGGCCTTTGAGCCCGAGCTGATGGGCATCGGACCGGCACTGGCCGTCCCACGACTGATGGAGAAGGTCGGCAAGCCCCTGGGCATCGGCATGGACGACATCGGCGTGTTCGAGCTCAACGAGGCGTTCGCCAGCCAGGGCGTGTATTGCTCACGCGAGCTGGGTCTCGTGGATGATCCGCGGGTCAACCCCAACGGCGGCGCGATCGCCCTGGGGCATCCGCTGGGCTGCACCGGCGCCAAGCTGACCACCCAGATTGTCTACCACATGAAGGACAACAACCTGAAGTACGGTGTGGTCACGATGTGCATCGGCGGCGGTATGGGAGCAGCCGGACTCTACGAGAACCTGCTGTACGAAGAGAAATAA